A single genomic interval of Carassius auratus strain Wakin chromosome 30, ASM336829v1, whole genome shotgun sequence harbors:
- the LOC113049609 gene encoding ankyrin repeat and KH domain-containing protein 1 isoform X3 produces the protein MDLEQEETIATDDDSTEADHSFYLSRLMLTEHQFSTPTVASNCVLISQEISPQIDLQYRTGQNRKTSITKQQTHDTMDPLINPASSFQARITKEERSSEREHSEVLRPIPIHGTDSLDASHQQAVPTLSCSLRINSKTFGGKTDPLAKMKNTQLRNTKKRSLPSKRKKSSGNKELNTPLPTHDAPTVTAEPYISPGFSGQGTTEQKSGKVLSLQSIHKRNHFGETKLHLAVMKGDIQDVKDLITEGASVNIPDYAGWTPLHEAVQRNKYDMTESLLEAGAEVDCRGVDGITPLHDAIRCQYYKIVELLLKYGADPLSKSDRGMTPMDMTTERSVYILVEKYLQKTKSDPDKNTPSTTDSAVNPSMSQRNCQNSIKDTRTPLQKSTGTADTSEHDSSPQSGEAEPFPGPSNGQPSCEPCIQASLQGEAGETLMNDGSLVAEKTSSHSFHDYSNAITDLSIQRRSEDSNKDPSTRKTISEGCQLNYGADIRDDNDSAIAKKKLKRTKHDIQNEKDFLEYLLNFDTNHVIESKKEVDEPSLQQNKEQQSALEVYQKIQSETVCCNGTNHNSSQECSNSSLPLHLNELIDSCLQGTFRKVANGHPSGAVTKSTLQSEEMFDSDSPGSLSLLTAIIHSQGLTCSPEESEKDEPLEELDTADKQLPDTKPCIVVENHIVRDSADSDCTFVEWSNAPDIQKSQKKKSKQKKRPLRRGQNVAEGLNTGPKTCFKMTQKNLDKRNSVGETQLHRACIRGDLQMVKVLIEAGSNVNVSDHAGWTALHEACSRGFVDVAEQLLEAGADVTSRGLNGCNPLHDAVASGSYEIVRLLLQFGSSPHDKNILGQNAVDLAEHESIKELLLTFKGPFRKPSWTTDTSKQGSQLLAAEHMQPDADQDELACNYEASLLENGSVSDARGRVFLLPDQCFESVLESQSSVPVISDFAFEKVVYQSKSSCLNTEKTPLGSVHSHSCTFNNSPSKPAIKESSKNDVFMNIRSIRLVSDEEFFPNHEMNRYWDVFAQSEEWTFET, from the exons ATGGATTTAGAGCAGGAGGAGACCATCGCGACGGACGACGACAGCACTGAAGCCGACCACAGCTTTTACCTCAGCAG GTTAATGTTGACAGAACATCAGTTCTCAACCCCCACTGTCGCCTCTAATTGTGTCCTAATCAGTCAAG AGATTTCACCTCAGATTGACCTGCAATATCGCACAGGACAGAACAGAAAGACATCCATAACAAAACAG caAACCCATGATACTATGGATCCACTAATAAATCCTGCAAG tagttttCAAGCTCGTATTACTAAAGAAGAAAGGTCCTCAGAAAGGGAACACAGTGAAG TGTTGAGACCCATTCCCATACACGGCACAGACTCATTGGATGCTTCTCACCAGCAGGCTGTGCCAACTTTGAGTTGTTCATTGAGAATAAACAGCAAAACTTTTGGGGGGAAAACTGATCCATTGGCTAAAATGAAGAACACTCAACTACGGAACACTAAAAAGAG GTCACTGCCATCTAAAAGGAAGAAGAGTTCAGGCAATAAAGAGTTAAATACACCTTTGCCTACACATGATGCACCAACAGTAACCGCTGAGCCTTACATTAGTCCAG GTTTCAGTGGCCAAGGCACTACAGAACAGAAATCAGGGAAAGTCCtatcactccagtccatccacAAACGCAATCATTTTGGAGAGACAAAGCTGCATTTAGCTGTGATGAAGGGAGACATTCAAGACGTCAAAGACTTGATCACAGAGGGTGCTTCTGTTAATATACCGGATTATGCAG GTTGGACTCCACTCCACGAGGCAGTGCAGAGAAACAAGTACGACATGACAGAAAGTTTACTCGAAGCTGGAGCCGAAGTAGACTGCAGAGGAGTTGATGGAATTACACCTTTACATGATGCCATTCGGTGTCAGTATTACAAG ATAGTAGAGCTACTTCTGAAGTATGGTGCTGATCCATTGTCAAAGAGTGACAGAGGGATGACTCCTATGGACATGACCACAGAAAGATCTGTGTATATACTGGTGGAGAAATATCTGCAGAAGACTAAAAGTGATCCAG ataaaaatacacCCAGCACCACTGATTCTGCTGTTAATCCAAGTATGAGCCAAAGAAACTGCCAGAACTCAATCAAA GACACAAGAACTCCTCTTCAGAAATCAACAGGAACTGCTGATACAAGTGAGCATGACAGCAGCCCGCAGTCTGGTGAAGCTGAACCCTTTCCTGGTCCAAGCAATGGACAACCAAGCTGTGAACCTTGCATTCAGGCCTCTCTTCAAG GGGAGGCTGGTGAAACTCTGATGAATGATGGCAGTTTGGTAGCTGAGAAGACCAGCTCACATTCTTTCCATGACTATAGCAATGCA ATTACTGATTTGTCAATTCAGAGAAGAAGTGAAGATTCAAATAAAGATCCCTCAACAAGAAAGACAATATCAGAGGGCTGTCAACTCAATTATGGGGCTGATATTAGGGATGATAATGACTCTGCCATTGCTAAgaaaaagctcaaaagaacaaaacatgacattcaaaatgaaaaagattttttGGAATACTTGCTCAACTTTGATACAAACCATGTCATTGAGAGTAAAAAAGAAGTAGATGAACCCTCACTTCAGCAGAATAAAGAACAACAGTCAGCTCTTGAGGTTTACCAAAAGATTCAATCTGAAACTGTGTGCTGTAATGGCACCAACCACAACAGCAGTCAAGAATGCAGCAATTCTTCACTGCCccttcatttaaatgaactaattGACTCATGTTTACAAGGGACATTCAGAAAAGTCGCTAATGGACATCCATCTGGAGCAGTGACTAAATCAACATTACAGAGTGAAGAAATGTTTGACTCAGACAGCCCTGGTTCACtgtctttgcttacggccataatCCATAGTCAAGGATTAACCTGCAGTCCAGAGGAGTCAGAGAAAGATGAACCATTAGAGGAATTAGACACAGCCGACAAACAACTCCCAGATACTAAACCATGCATTGTTGTCGAGAATCATATAGTTAGAGATTCAGCGGATTCTGACTGCACTTTTGTGGAGTGGTCCAATGCCCCTGACATTCAGAAAAGTCAGAAAAAGAAATCGAAACAGAAGAAAAGGCCGCTTAGACGAGGACAAAATGTCGCAGAGGGATTGAATACAG GACCAAAGACATGTTTTAAAATGACTCAGAAAAATCTTGACAAGAGAAATAGTGTAGGCGAGACTCAGCTTCACCGGGCGTGCATCAGAGGAGACCTGCAAATGGTCAAAGTCTTGATAGAAGCTGGAAGCAATGTTAATGTATCAGATCATGCAG GATGGACCGCCCTTCATGAGGCCTGTAGCAGAGGTTTTGTAGATGTGGCAGAGCAGCTCTTGGAAGCAGGGGCTGATGTCACCAGTAGAGGGCTAAATGGATGTAACCCGCTGCATGATGCTGTCGCATCGGGGTCGTATGAG ATTGTGAGGCTTCTCCTTCAGTTTGGCTCAAGCCCTCATGACAAGAATATCCTGGGACAGAATGCGGTAGACCTCGCAGAACATGAAAGCATCAAAGAGCTGCTTTTGACATTTAAAGGACCTTTTCGTAAACCTTCCTGGACAACTGACACTTCCAAACAGGGATCCCAGCTTTTGGCTGCAGAGCACATGCAGCCAG ATGCTGATCAGGATGAGTTAGCTTGTAACTACGAAGCCTCTCTTTTGGAAAATGGATCTGTCAGTGATGCCCGTGGCAGAGTCTTCCTCCTCCCAGATCAATGTTTTGAATCAGTCCTGGAGAGTCAGTCCTCGGTTCCTGTCATCTCTGATTTTGCCTTTGAAAAG GTTGTGTATCAATCCAAGTCAAGTTGTTTAAATACAGAGAAAACACCTCTAGGATCAGTACATTCCCATTCCTGCACATTCAACAACAGTCCATCAAAACCTGCTATAAAAG AGTCATCCAAAAATGACGTTTTCATGAACATCAGGTCCATTCGCTTGGTCAGCGATGAGGAGTTTTTTCCAAACCACGAGATGAACAGATACTGGGATGTCTTTGCCCAGAGTGAGGAGTGGACCTTTGAAACTTAA
- the LOC113049609 gene encoding ankyrin repeat and KH domain-containing protein 1 isoform X5, which translates to MDLEQEETIATDDDSTEADHSFYLSRLMLTEHQFSTPTVASNCVLISQEISPQIDLQYRTGQNRKTSITKQQTHDTMDPLINPASSFQARITKEERSSEREHSEVLRPIPIHGTDSLDASHQQAVPTLSCSLRINSKTFGGKTDPLAKMKNTQLRNTKKRSLPSKRKKSSGNKELNTPLPTHDAPTVTAEPYISPGFSGQGTTEQKSGKVLSLQSIHKRNHFGETKLHLAVMKGDIQDVKDLITEGASVNIPDYAGWTPLHEAVQRNKYDMTESLLEAGAEVDCRGVDGITPLHDAIRCQYYKIVELLLKYGADPLSKSDRGMTPMDMTTERSVYILVEKYLQKTKSDPDKNTPSTTDSAVNPSMSQRNCQNSIKDTRTPLQKSTGTADTSEHDSSPQSGEAEPFPGPSNGQPSCEPCIQASLQGEAGETLMNDGSLVAEKTSSHSFHDYSNAITDLSIQRRSEDSNKDPSTRKTISEGCQLNYGADIRDDNDSAIAKKKLKRTKHDIQNEKDFLEYLLNFDTNHVIESKKEVDEPSLQQNKEQQSALEVYQKIQSETVCCNGTNHNSSQECSNSSLPLHLNELIDSCLQGTFRKVANGHPSGAVTKSTLQSEEMFDSDSPGSLSLLTAIIHSQGLTCSPEESEKDEPLEELDTADKQLPDTKPCIVVENHIVRDSADSDCTFVEWSNAPDIQKSQKKKSKQKKRPLRRGQNVAEGLNTGPKTCFKMTQKNLDKRNSVGETQLHRACIRGDLQMVKVLIEAGSNVNVSDHAGWTALHEACSRGFVDVAEQLLEAGADVTSRGLNGCNPLHDAVASGSYEIVRLLLQFGSSPHDKNILGQNAVDLAEHESIKELLLTFKGPFRKPSWTTDTSKQGSQLLAAEHMQPDQCFESVLESQSSVPVISDFAFEKVVYQSKSSCLNTEKTPLGSVHSHSCTFNNSPSKPAIKESSKNDVFMNIRSIRLVSDEEFFPNHEMNRYWDVFAQSEEWTFET; encoded by the exons ATGGATTTAGAGCAGGAGGAGACCATCGCGACGGACGACGACAGCACTGAAGCCGACCACAGCTTTTACCTCAGCAG GTTAATGTTGACAGAACATCAGTTCTCAACCCCCACTGTCGCCTCTAATTGTGTCCTAATCAGTCAAG AGATTTCACCTCAGATTGACCTGCAATATCGCACAGGACAGAACAGAAAGACATCCATAACAAAACAG caAACCCATGATACTATGGATCCACTAATAAATCCTGCAAG tagttttCAAGCTCGTATTACTAAAGAAGAAAGGTCCTCAGAAAGGGAACACAGTGAAG TGTTGAGACCCATTCCCATACACGGCACAGACTCATTGGATGCTTCTCACCAGCAGGCTGTGCCAACTTTGAGTTGTTCATTGAGAATAAACAGCAAAACTTTTGGGGGGAAAACTGATCCATTGGCTAAAATGAAGAACACTCAACTACGGAACACTAAAAAGAG GTCACTGCCATCTAAAAGGAAGAAGAGTTCAGGCAATAAAGAGTTAAATACACCTTTGCCTACACATGATGCACCAACAGTAACCGCTGAGCCTTACATTAGTCCAG GTTTCAGTGGCCAAGGCACTACAGAACAGAAATCAGGGAAAGTCCtatcactccagtccatccacAAACGCAATCATTTTGGAGAGACAAAGCTGCATTTAGCTGTGATGAAGGGAGACATTCAAGACGTCAAAGACTTGATCACAGAGGGTGCTTCTGTTAATATACCGGATTATGCAG GTTGGACTCCACTCCACGAGGCAGTGCAGAGAAACAAGTACGACATGACAGAAAGTTTACTCGAAGCTGGAGCCGAAGTAGACTGCAGAGGAGTTGATGGAATTACACCTTTACATGATGCCATTCGGTGTCAGTATTACAAG ATAGTAGAGCTACTTCTGAAGTATGGTGCTGATCCATTGTCAAAGAGTGACAGAGGGATGACTCCTATGGACATGACCACAGAAAGATCTGTGTATATACTGGTGGAGAAATATCTGCAGAAGACTAAAAGTGATCCAG ataaaaatacacCCAGCACCACTGATTCTGCTGTTAATCCAAGTATGAGCCAAAGAAACTGCCAGAACTCAATCAAA GACACAAGAACTCCTCTTCAGAAATCAACAGGAACTGCTGATACAAGTGAGCATGACAGCAGCCCGCAGTCTGGTGAAGCTGAACCCTTTCCTGGTCCAAGCAATGGACAACCAAGCTGTGAACCTTGCATTCAGGCCTCTCTTCAAG GGGAGGCTGGTGAAACTCTGATGAATGATGGCAGTTTGGTAGCTGAGAAGACCAGCTCACATTCTTTCCATGACTATAGCAATGCA ATTACTGATTTGTCAATTCAGAGAAGAAGTGAAGATTCAAATAAAGATCCCTCAACAAGAAAGACAATATCAGAGGGCTGTCAACTCAATTATGGGGCTGATATTAGGGATGATAATGACTCTGCCATTGCTAAgaaaaagctcaaaagaacaaaacatgacattcaaaatgaaaaagattttttGGAATACTTGCTCAACTTTGATACAAACCATGTCATTGAGAGTAAAAAAGAAGTAGATGAACCCTCACTTCAGCAGAATAAAGAACAACAGTCAGCTCTTGAGGTTTACCAAAAGATTCAATCTGAAACTGTGTGCTGTAATGGCACCAACCACAACAGCAGTCAAGAATGCAGCAATTCTTCACTGCCccttcatttaaatgaactaattGACTCATGTTTACAAGGGACATTCAGAAAAGTCGCTAATGGACATCCATCTGGAGCAGTGACTAAATCAACATTACAGAGTGAAGAAATGTTTGACTCAGACAGCCCTGGTTCACtgtctttgcttacggccataatCCATAGTCAAGGATTAACCTGCAGTCCAGAGGAGTCAGAGAAAGATGAACCATTAGAGGAATTAGACACAGCCGACAAACAACTCCCAGATACTAAACCATGCATTGTTGTCGAGAATCATATAGTTAGAGATTCAGCGGATTCTGACTGCACTTTTGTGGAGTGGTCCAATGCCCCTGACATTCAGAAAAGTCAGAAAAAGAAATCGAAACAGAAGAAAAGGCCGCTTAGACGAGGACAAAATGTCGCAGAGGGATTGAATACAG GACCAAAGACATGTTTTAAAATGACTCAGAAAAATCTTGACAAGAGAAATAGTGTAGGCGAGACTCAGCTTCACCGGGCGTGCATCAGAGGAGACCTGCAAATGGTCAAAGTCTTGATAGAAGCTGGAAGCAATGTTAATGTATCAGATCATGCAG GATGGACCGCCCTTCATGAGGCCTGTAGCAGAGGTTTTGTAGATGTGGCAGAGCAGCTCTTGGAAGCAGGGGCTGATGTCACCAGTAGAGGGCTAAATGGATGTAACCCGCTGCATGATGCTGTCGCATCGGGGTCGTATGAG ATTGTGAGGCTTCTCCTTCAGTTTGGCTCAAGCCCTCATGACAAGAATATCCTGGGACAGAATGCGGTAGACCTCGCAGAACATGAAAGCATCAAAGAGCTGCTTTTGACATTTAAAGGACCTTTTCGTAAACCTTCCTGGACAACTGACACTTCCAAACAGGGATCCCAGCTTTTGGCTGCAGAGCACATGCAGCCAG ATCAATGTTTTGAATCAGTCCTGGAGAGTCAGTCCTCGGTTCCTGTCATCTCTGATTTTGCCTTTGAAAAG GTTGTGTATCAATCCAAGTCAAGTTGTTTAAATACAGAGAAAACACCTCTAGGATCAGTACATTCCCATTCCTGCACATTCAACAACAGTCCATCAAAACCTGCTATAAAAG AGTCATCCAAAAATGACGTTTTCATGAACATCAGGTCCATTCGCTTGGTCAGCGATGAGGAGTTTTTTCCAAACCACGAGATGAACAGATACTGGGATGTCTTTGCCCAGAGTGAGGAGTGGACCTTTGAAACTTAA
- the LOC113049609 gene encoding ankyrin repeat and KH domain-containing protein 1 isoform X4 — MDLEQEETIATDDDSTEADHSFYLSRLMLTEHQFSTPTVASNCVLISQEISPQIDLQYRTGQNRKTSITKQQTHDTMDPLINPASSFQARITKEERSSEREHSEVLRPIPIHGTDSLDASHQQAVPTLSCSLRINSKTFGGKTDPLAKMKNTQLRNTKKRSLPSKRKKSSGNKELNTPLPTHDAPTVTAEPYISPGFSGQGTTEQKSGKVLSLQSIHKRNHFGETKLHLAVMKGDIQDVKDLITEGASVNIPDYAGWTPLHEAVQRNKYDMTESLLEAGAEVDCRGVDGITPLHDAIRCQYYKIVELLLKYGADPLSKSDRGMTPMDMTTERSVYILVEKYLQKTKSDPDKNTPSTTDSAVNPSMSQRNCQNSIKDTRTPLQKSTGTADTSEHDSSPQSGEAEPFPGPSNGQPSCEPCIQASLQGEAGETLMNDGSLVAEKTSSHSFHDYSNAITDLSIQRRSEDSNKDPSTRKTISEGCQLNYGADIRDDNDSAIAKKKLKRTKHDIQNEKDFLEYLLNFDTNHVIESKKEVDEPSLQQNKEQQSALEVYQKIQSETVCCNGTNHNSSQECSNSSLPLHLNELIDSCLQGTFRKVANGHPSGAVTKSTLQSEEMFDSDSPGSLSLLTAIIHSQGLTCSPEESEKDEPLEELDTADKQLPDTKPCIVVENHIVRDSADSDCTFVEWSNAPDIQKSQKKKSKQKKRPLRRGQNVAEGLNTGPKTCFKMTQKNLDKRNSVGETQLHRACIRGDLQMVKVLIEAGSNVNVSDHAGWTALHEACSRGFVDVAEQLLEAGADVTSRGLNGCNPLHDAVASGSYEIVRLLLQFGSSPHDKNILGQNAVDLAEHESIKELLLTFKGPFRKPSWTTDTSKQGSQLLAAEHMQPDQCFESVLESQSSVPVISDFAFEKQVVYQSKSSCLNTEKTPLGSVHSHSCTFNNSPSKPAIKESSKNDVFMNIRSIRLVSDEEFFPNHEMNRYWDVFAQSEEWTFET, encoded by the exons ATGGATTTAGAGCAGGAGGAGACCATCGCGACGGACGACGACAGCACTGAAGCCGACCACAGCTTTTACCTCAGCAG GTTAATGTTGACAGAACATCAGTTCTCAACCCCCACTGTCGCCTCTAATTGTGTCCTAATCAGTCAAG AGATTTCACCTCAGATTGACCTGCAATATCGCACAGGACAGAACAGAAAGACATCCATAACAAAACAG caAACCCATGATACTATGGATCCACTAATAAATCCTGCAAG tagttttCAAGCTCGTATTACTAAAGAAGAAAGGTCCTCAGAAAGGGAACACAGTGAAG TGTTGAGACCCATTCCCATACACGGCACAGACTCATTGGATGCTTCTCACCAGCAGGCTGTGCCAACTTTGAGTTGTTCATTGAGAATAAACAGCAAAACTTTTGGGGGGAAAACTGATCCATTGGCTAAAATGAAGAACACTCAACTACGGAACACTAAAAAGAG GTCACTGCCATCTAAAAGGAAGAAGAGTTCAGGCAATAAAGAGTTAAATACACCTTTGCCTACACATGATGCACCAACAGTAACCGCTGAGCCTTACATTAGTCCAG GTTTCAGTGGCCAAGGCACTACAGAACAGAAATCAGGGAAAGTCCtatcactccagtccatccacAAACGCAATCATTTTGGAGAGACAAAGCTGCATTTAGCTGTGATGAAGGGAGACATTCAAGACGTCAAAGACTTGATCACAGAGGGTGCTTCTGTTAATATACCGGATTATGCAG GTTGGACTCCACTCCACGAGGCAGTGCAGAGAAACAAGTACGACATGACAGAAAGTTTACTCGAAGCTGGAGCCGAAGTAGACTGCAGAGGAGTTGATGGAATTACACCTTTACATGATGCCATTCGGTGTCAGTATTACAAG ATAGTAGAGCTACTTCTGAAGTATGGTGCTGATCCATTGTCAAAGAGTGACAGAGGGATGACTCCTATGGACATGACCACAGAAAGATCTGTGTATATACTGGTGGAGAAATATCTGCAGAAGACTAAAAGTGATCCAG ataaaaatacacCCAGCACCACTGATTCTGCTGTTAATCCAAGTATGAGCCAAAGAAACTGCCAGAACTCAATCAAA GACACAAGAACTCCTCTTCAGAAATCAACAGGAACTGCTGATACAAGTGAGCATGACAGCAGCCCGCAGTCTGGTGAAGCTGAACCCTTTCCTGGTCCAAGCAATGGACAACCAAGCTGTGAACCTTGCATTCAGGCCTCTCTTCAAG GGGAGGCTGGTGAAACTCTGATGAATGATGGCAGTTTGGTAGCTGAGAAGACCAGCTCACATTCTTTCCATGACTATAGCAATGCA ATTACTGATTTGTCAATTCAGAGAAGAAGTGAAGATTCAAATAAAGATCCCTCAACAAGAAAGACAATATCAGAGGGCTGTCAACTCAATTATGGGGCTGATATTAGGGATGATAATGACTCTGCCATTGCTAAgaaaaagctcaaaagaacaaaacatgacattcaaaatgaaaaagattttttGGAATACTTGCTCAACTTTGATACAAACCATGTCATTGAGAGTAAAAAAGAAGTAGATGAACCCTCACTTCAGCAGAATAAAGAACAACAGTCAGCTCTTGAGGTTTACCAAAAGATTCAATCTGAAACTGTGTGCTGTAATGGCACCAACCACAACAGCAGTCAAGAATGCAGCAATTCTTCACTGCCccttcatttaaatgaactaattGACTCATGTTTACAAGGGACATTCAGAAAAGTCGCTAATGGACATCCATCTGGAGCAGTGACTAAATCAACATTACAGAGTGAAGAAATGTTTGACTCAGACAGCCCTGGTTCACtgtctttgcttacggccataatCCATAGTCAAGGATTAACCTGCAGTCCAGAGGAGTCAGAGAAAGATGAACCATTAGAGGAATTAGACACAGCCGACAAACAACTCCCAGATACTAAACCATGCATTGTTGTCGAGAATCATATAGTTAGAGATTCAGCGGATTCTGACTGCACTTTTGTGGAGTGGTCCAATGCCCCTGACATTCAGAAAAGTCAGAAAAAGAAATCGAAACAGAAGAAAAGGCCGCTTAGACGAGGACAAAATGTCGCAGAGGGATTGAATACAG GACCAAAGACATGTTTTAAAATGACTCAGAAAAATCTTGACAAGAGAAATAGTGTAGGCGAGACTCAGCTTCACCGGGCGTGCATCAGAGGAGACCTGCAAATGGTCAAAGTCTTGATAGAAGCTGGAAGCAATGTTAATGTATCAGATCATGCAG GATGGACCGCCCTTCATGAGGCCTGTAGCAGAGGTTTTGTAGATGTGGCAGAGCAGCTCTTGGAAGCAGGGGCTGATGTCACCAGTAGAGGGCTAAATGGATGTAACCCGCTGCATGATGCTGTCGCATCGGGGTCGTATGAG ATTGTGAGGCTTCTCCTTCAGTTTGGCTCAAGCCCTCATGACAAGAATATCCTGGGACAGAATGCGGTAGACCTCGCAGAACATGAAAGCATCAAAGAGCTGCTTTTGACATTTAAAGGACCTTTTCGTAAACCTTCCTGGACAACTGACACTTCCAAACAGGGATCCCAGCTTTTGGCTGCAGAGCACATGCAGCCAG ATCAATGTTTTGAATCAGTCCTGGAGAGTCAGTCCTCGGTTCCTGTCATCTCTGATTTTGCCTTTGAAAAG CAGGTTGTGTATCAATCCAAGTCAAGTTGTTTAAATACAGAGAAAACACCTCTAGGATCAGTACATTCCCATTCCTGCACATTCAACAACAGTCCATCAAAACCTGCTATAAAAG AGTCATCCAAAAATGACGTTTTCATGAACATCAGGTCCATTCGCTTGGTCAGCGATGAGGAGTTTTTTCCAAACCACGAGATGAACAGATACTGGGATGTCTTTGCCCAGAGTGAGGAGTGGACCTTTGAAACTTAA